A genome region from Alkalimarinus coralli includes the following:
- a CDS encoding ABC transporter ATP-binding protein/permease, whose translation MQSSASELSAHQETVNKPKTTKRLSILLELTRFIRPYKGTVIAAVIALIFTASVMLAVGQGVRLLIDEGFAQQSYEQLRQAIFFIFGVTILIATGTFFRFYLVSWLGERVSADIRLAVFNHVITLHPSYFEANGSGDIMSRITTDTTLLQSIIGSSFSMAMRSALMFVGALVMLFATNIKLTLIVMASVPFVLLPLLIYGRKVKALSRKSQDSMADVGSYAGEAIEHIKTVQSYTREPEERRSFSNEVEKAFLIGKNRIQQRAILIAGVIIIVFSAITGMLWVGGSDVISGQMTGGDLGAFVFYAILVGTSLATISEVFGQLQQAAGATERLVEILQVQPHITPPTNTAVSASTLTAEVAFDNVTFHYPSRPNQAATKALSLKAEQGKVLALVGPSGAGKTTLFELLLRFYDPQSGTITLGGVDIRQIDPDDLRQQMALVPQQPALFSHDVYHNIRYGNPRATDEEVIEAAKKAHAHEFIMKLPDGYKSFLGAKGVRLSGGQRQRIAIARAILKDPKILLLDEATSALDSESEHHVQQALQTLMQGRTTLIIAHRLSTIQHADKIAVLDQGKLIDSGSHSSLIASSELYQRLVELQFKQLQ comes from the coding sequence ATGCAATCCAGTGCTAGCGAACTCAGTGCTCACCAAGAGACAGTTAACAAACCCAAGACAACTAAACGGCTGTCCATCCTGCTGGAACTTACTCGCTTTATTCGCCCTTACAAAGGCACTGTAATTGCCGCGGTTATCGCACTTATTTTTACTGCTAGTGTTATGTTGGCAGTGGGTCAAGGCGTTCGTTTACTGATCGATGAAGGCTTTGCCCAACAGTCATATGAACAGCTCAGGCAGGCGATATTTTTCATCTTTGGCGTAACCATATTAATCGCAACCGGCACATTTTTCCGTTTTTATCTGGTTTCATGGTTAGGAGAACGGGTTAGCGCGGATATTCGTCTTGCGGTTTTTAACCACGTTATCACCCTGCACCCAAGCTATTTTGAGGCCAATGGCAGTGGGGATATTATGTCCCGCATCACAACCGATACAACACTGTTGCAAAGCATCATTGGCTCATCATTCTCCATGGCCATGCGTAGCGCCCTAATGTTTGTCGGTGCGCTGGTGATGCTATTTGCCACAAATATTAAGTTGACGTTGATTGTCATGGCATCCGTTCCTTTCGTGTTGTTACCGTTATTGATCTACGGCCGAAAAGTAAAGGCCTTGTCGCGCAAAAGCCAGGATTCAATGGCCGATGTCGGCAGCTATGCCGGTGAAGCGATTGAGCACATAAAAACCGTACAAAGTTATACCCGTGAGCCTGAAGAGCGTCGATCATTTTCAAATGAAGTAGAAAAAGCATTTTTAATTGGCAAAAACCGAATACAGCAACGCGCGATACTGATTGCAGGCGTTATTATTATCGTCTTTAGCGCAATCACAGGCATGCTCTGGGTCGGCGGTAGCGATGTGATCTCAGGTCAAATGACTGGCGGCGACTTAGGTGCGTTTGTGTTTTATGCGATATTGGTCGGCACATCGCTGGCCACGATATCCGAAGTATTTGGGCAACTGCAACAAGCAGCCGGAGCAACAGAGCGGCTGGTCGAAATACTTCAAGTTCAACCCCATATAACTCCCCCCACCAACACAGCAGTATCCGCATCAACGCTAACCGCCGAAGTCGCGTTTGATAATGTCACCTTCCATTATCCATCCAGGCCTAACCAGGCAGCAACGAAAGCGCTCTCTCTTAAAGCAGAGCAAGGTAAAGTGCTCGCGTTGGTAGGGCCATCTGGCGCAGGAAAAACCACACTGTTTGAACTGCTGCTACGTTTTTATGACCCTCAATCCGGCACTATCACACTGGGCGGTGTGGATATTCGCCAGATAGACCCCGATGACCTCCGTCAGCAGATGGCACTGGTGCCTCAACAGCCAGCCCTGTTTAGCCATGATGTATACCACAACATACGATACGGCAACCCTCGAGCGACTGACGAAGAGGTCATCGAAGCAGCCAAAAAAGCGCATGCCCATGAGTTTATTATGAAGCTGCCAGATGGCTACAAAAGTTTCCTGGGAGCCAAAGGAGTCAGGTTATCAGGGGGGCAGCGCCAGCGTATCGCTATCGCGCGGGCGATATTAAAAGACCCTAAAATATTGCTGCTGGATGAAGCTACCAGCGCGCTGGATAGTGAAAGTGAACATCATGTACAACAGGCTCTGCAAACGCTGATGCAAGGCCGAACCACGCTGATTATTGCCCATCGATTATCAACCATTCAGCATGCAGATAAGATCGCGGTGCTCGATCAGGGAAAACTGATAGACTCAGGCAGCCACTCATCACTCATTGCATCAAGCGAGCTCTATCAGCGACTGGTGGAACTACAGTTTAAGCAGTTGCAATAG
- a CDS encoding acyl-CoA thioesterase: protein MSEQMINWLWPNPHLKEIEVTAEQTDRLGHTNNVRYLEWLEGIAWSHIEALGCGWEVKDALGKAMAIVRTEIDYLSASYAGDELLLGTWITSSDMKLQSTRHFQLINTSNGKTILKAKMDFACISLKTGRPAKMPEEFIAAHEKGLAQSQTAENH, encoded by the coding sequence ATGAGCGAACAAATGATCAACTGGCTTTGGCCCAACCCCCACCTCAAAGAGATTGAGGTTACGGCTGAACAGACCGACCGGTTAGGGCATACAAACAATGTCCGTTATCTGGAATGGCTGGAGGGCATTGCCTGGAGCCATATAGAGGCGCTCGGTTGTGGCTGGGAGGTTAAAGACGCTCTGGGAAAAGCCATGGCGATTGTGCGAACAGAGATTGATTACTTATCCGCCTCTTATGCCGGGGATGAATTGCTGCTAGGCACCTGGATTACCTCCAGTGATATGAAGCTGCAATCAACCCGCCACTTTCAACTGATTAATACCTCGAACGGTAAAACAATCCTTAAAGCAAAAATGGATTTTGCCTGTATCTCCCTCAAAACCGGTCGGCCTGCAAAAATGCCAGAAGAATTTATCGCTGCCCATGAGAAGGGCTTGGCCCAGAGCCAAACGGCAGAGAATCACTGA
- a CDS encoding acetyl-CoA carboxylase biotin carboxylase subunit gives MLKKILIANRGEIAVRIIRACAEMNIRSVAIYTEPDRYGLHVKRADEAYSLGEDPISGYLDPQAIVSLAKQVGCDAIHPGYGFLSENADFARLCEQQGIRFIGPKSDVIHGMGDKTQARDSMRGAGVPVTPGSEGNLKDLDEALTLAGEIGYPVMLKATSGGGGRGIRRCDSAEELRTQYPRVISEATKAFGSAEVFLEKCIVNPKHIEVQILADSSGEVVHLYERDCSIQRRNQKLIEIAPSPQLTPEQRSYIGDLAVKAAKAVGYENAGTVEFLLTGNEVYFMEMNTRVQVEHTITEQITGVDVVREQIRIASGLPLSYRQSDIQFRGFALQFRINAEDPKNDFLPSFGRVSHYYAPGGPGVRVDTAIYTGYEIPPYYDSMCLKLVAWALTWEEVIARGKRSLDDMRLHGVKTTANYYKQILSHEDFVAAEFNTSFVPEHPELLEYSDKKHPSEVALAIATAVAAHAGW, from the coding sequence ATGCTTAAGAAAATCTTGATCGCAAATCGTGGAGAAATCGCTGTTCGAATTATTCGGGCTTGCGCAGAGATGAATATTCGCTCAGTCGCCATTTATACTGAGCCTGACCGCTACGGGCTGCATGTGAAACGCGCAGATGAAGCGTACTCTCTAGGTGAAGACCCGATTAGTGGTTATCTTGACCCTCAAGCTATCGTGAGCCTGGCCAAGCAGGTGGGTTGTGATGCTATTCATCCAGGTTATGGTTTTCTGTCTGAGAATGCAGACTTTGCGCGGTTGTGTGAACAGCAGGGTATTCGCTTTATTGGGCCAAAATCTGATGTGATTCATGGTATGGGCGATAAAACGCAGGCCCGTGACAGTATGCGAGGGGCAGGCGTTCCAGTAACACCTGGCTCAGAAGGTAACCTGAAAGACCTCGATGAGGCTCTGACTCTGGCTGGAGAGATAGGCTACCCGGTGATGTTGAAAGCAACTTCTGGTGGAGGAGGGCGAGGCATTCGTCGTTGTGATTCGGCAGAAGAGCTGCGCACCCAGTACCCCCGCGTCATTAGTGAAGCGACTAAAGCCTTTGGCAGTGCGGAAGTCTTTCTCGAAAAATGTATTGTTAATCCCAAGCATATAGAAGTACAAATATTGGCAGACTCATCAGGTGAGGTGGTTCATCTGTATGAACGCGACTGCTCCATTCAACGAAGAAACCAGAAGCTGATAGAAATTGCGCCCAGCCCTCAATTAACCCCTGAGCAGCGCAGCTATATTGGCGATCTGGCGGTGAAAGCTGCGAAAGCAGTGGGCTATGAAAATGCCGGCACGGTTGAGTTTTTGCTGACCGGAAACGAAGTATATTTCATGGAAATGAATACGCGGGTTCAGGTCGAGCACACCATTACCGAGCAGATCACCGGTGTTGATGTTGTTCGAGAGCAGATTCGTATCGCTTCTGGCCTTCCTCTCAGCTATCGACAGTCTGATATTCAGTTTCGAGGGTTCGCCTTGCAGTTTCGTATCAATGCTGAAGACCCTAAAAATGACTTCTTGCCGAGTTTCGGACGTGTTAGCCACTATTACGCACCAGGAGGGCCTGGCGTACGTGTTGATACGGCTATTTATACCGGATATGAAATTCCCCCTTATTACGACTCAATGTGTTTAAAGCTTGTTGCCTGGGCGCTGACCTGGGAAGAGGTGATTGCGCGAGGCAAACGCTCACTGGATGATATGCGTTTGCACGGAGTGAAAACCACGGCGAACTACTATAAACAGATTTTAAGTCATGAAGACTTTGTCGCGGCTGAGTTCAATACGAGTTTTGTGCCGGAACACCCTGAGTTATTGGAATATTCGGATAAAAAACATCCTTCTGAAGTGGCGCTTGCGATTGCCACTGCGGTTGCGGCCCATGCGGGTTGGTAA
- a CDS encoding sodium-dependent bicarbonate transport family permease — protein MPDIVVMFFLLGLVAGVLKSDLRIPKAAYDILSLLLMLTIGLKGGMALYGTIEWSLVIELMAVAALGAIITLILIPLLLKVTKTSKENAASLAAHYGSVSAGTFAVALAYADTVGLPIEPQVTLYLVMLELPAILVALALYRRLNKGAESVGNHSQLWHETFTNRGVVLLTGGVIIGFMYGPVEGAAVTELLTGAFKAVLALFLLEMGLTAAETLSPIPWKKWKLLLFAIIAPPILSLVGMSAGIALGLTAGSVLILATLTASASYIAAPAAIRTAIPKADIGLAMLLSLGITFPFNTIIGIPLYHQIITSVYG, from the coding sequence ATGCCAGATATTGTTGTCATGTTTTTCCTGCTGGGACTGGTAGCAGGCGTATTGAAGTCTGACTTGAGGATTCCAAAAGCCGCCTATGACATCCTTAGTTTGTTATTGATGTTAACAATAGGGCTGAAAGGCGGTATGGCGCTTTATGGCACCATTGAGTGGTCGCTTGTTATTGAGTTAATGGCGGTGGCTGCGCTGGGGGCTATTATTACGCTTATCCTCATTCCGCTTCTGCTTAAGGTGACTAAAACCAGTAAAGAAAATGCCGCCAGTCTGGCGGCTCATTACGGGTCTGTTAGCGCAGGTACATTTGCGGTGGCGTTGGCCTATGCTGATACCGTTGGCCTGCCTATTGAACCTCAAGTGACGCTATATTTGGTGATGCTTGAACTACCCGCCATTCTTGTTGCGTTGGCGCTCTATCGCAGGTTGAATAAGGGCGCTGAGTCGGTTGGCAATCATAGCCAGCTATGGCATGAAACGTTTACTAACCGAGGGGTGGTGCTCTTAACCGGTGGTGTGATTATTGGCTTTATGTATGGGCCAGTGGAAGGCGCTGCGGTTACAGAGTTATTAACCGGTGCGTTCAAAGCCGTATTGGCGTTGTTCCTTTTGGAGATGGGTCTAACTGCGGCAGAAACGCTGTCTCCCATTCCGTGGAAAAAGTGGAAACTGCTACTGTTCGCAATCATCGCTCCACCGATATTATCACTGGTTGGAATGAGTGCGGGGATTGCATTAGGGTTGACTGCGGGGAGCGTATTGATACTGGCAACGCTAACTGCCAGTGCGTCTTATATTGCAGCACCTGCGGCGATTCGAACGGCGATACCCAAAGCGGATATTGGTTTGGCGATGCTGTTATCTTTGGGGATCACATTTCCATTTAATACCATTATCGGGATTCCTCTATATCACCAGATAATCACAAGCGTTTATGGCTGA
- the oadA gene encoding sodium-extruding oxaloacetate decarboxylase subunit alpha, translating into MTANKPVEITDLILRDAHQSLIATRMRTEDMLPICDKLDAVGYWSLEVWGGATFDACVRFLKEDPWERLRQLRTALPKTRLQMLLRGQNLLGYRHYADDVVEAFVAKSAENGIDVFRIFDALNDVRNLETAMRAVKKAGKHAQGTLCYTTSPVHTPQLYVDQAKRLKEMGADSIAIKDMAGLLTPFATYDLVKALKDEVSLPVVLHSHSTAGLAALCQLKAVEAGADRIDTAISAFANGTSHPATESQVAALKGTPYDTGLDLAQLTEISDYFKEVRKKYHQFESEFTQEDVSVQINQVPGGMMSNLANQLKEQHALDRIREVFDEIPRVRKDLGFPPLVTPTSQIVGTQAVYNVLSGERYKTITNEVKRYLQGGYGQAPADVDKALQKRAVGNEDIIEGRPADLIQSEMAKLKAEIEGLAESDEDVLTYAMFPELGREFLQARKDGTLEPEALLPVESAGRVEAQGGTPTEFKLDIHGETYEVAITGVGDAGSGKRKIYLSLDGMPEETVFEPLNAYQSEGRSKRASASQPGHVTTAMPGNVVQVLVKEGDMVTAGQGILVAEAMKMENEIQANIAGRVANIYVQKGDRITPGEVLAEIVVEE; encoded by the coding sequence ATGACCGCAAATAAGCCCGTCGAGATTACTGACCTTATATTACGTGATGCACACCAGTCACTTATTGCCACCAGAATGCGTACAGAAGACATGTTGCCGATATGTGATAAGCTGGATGCAGTAGGCTATTGGTCTTTGGAAGTATGGGGTGGCGCCACCTTTGATGCCTGCGTACGGTTTCTTAAAGAAGACCCTTGGGAGCGTCTGCGTCAGCTGAGGACTGCATTACCGAAAACCCGCCTGCAAATGCTATTACGAGGACAGAATCTGCTGGGATACCGACATTACGCCGATGATGTGGTAGAAGCCTTCGTTGCAAAATCTGCCGAAAACGGCATTGATGTATTCCGTATTTTTGATGCGCTGAACGATGTGCGCAATCTGGAAACGGCAATGCGTGCAGTCAAAAAGGCAGGCAAGCACGCACAGGGTACTTTGTGCTACACCACCAGCCCGGTACACACACCACAGCTGTATGTCGATCAGGCAAAACGTTTAAAAGAGATGGGGGCGGACTCTATCGCCATCAAAGACATGGCGGGCTTGCTAACACCCTTTGCAACCTATGACTTGGTAAAAGCACTAAAAGATGAGGTCAGTTTGCCCGTTGTATTGCACAGCCACTCAACCGCCGGGCTTGCCGCACTGTGCCAGTTAAAAGCGGTTGAGGCAGGAGCTGATCGCATCGATACGGCTATTTCGGCTTTTGCCAATGGTACTAGCCACCCCGCAACAGAGTCTCAGGTCGCAGCGCTAAAAGGCACCCCTTATGATACAGGGCTGGATCTGGCGCAGCTAACTGAGATATCGGATTACTTTAAGGAGGTGCGCAAAAAGTACCACCAGTTTGAAAGTGAATTCACCCAGGAAGATGTGTCGGTTCAGATTAATCAGGTGCCGGGCGGCATGATGTCTAACCTGGCAAATCAACTGAAAGAACAGCATGCGCTTGATCGAATAAGAGAAGTATTTGATGAAATCCCCCGTGTTCGTAAAGACTTGGGTTTTCCCCCTTTAGTAACGCCAACCTCTCAGATTGTTGGCACTCAAGCGGTTTACAATGTACTGAGTGGCGAACGGTACAAAACTATCACCAATGAAGTGAAACGTTATTTACAGGGCGGCTATGGCCAAGCCCCGGCAGACGTCGACAAAGCGTTGCAAAAGCGCGCAGTTGGTAATGAAGATATTATCGAGGGACGACCTGCTGACTTGATTCAGTCCGAGATGGCAAAGCTTAAAGCTGAAATTGAAGGGCTGGCGGAGTCTGATGAAGATGTGCTGACCTATGCAATGTTTCCTGAACTGGGAAGAGAATTTTTGCAAGCACGCAAAGATGGCACACTAGAGCCGGAAGCACTGTTGCCGGTTGAGTCTGCTGGCAGAGTTGAAGCACAGGGAGGCACGCCAACCGAGTTTAAGCTGGATATTCACGGTGAGACCTATGAGGTAGCGATAACCGGGGTAGGGGATGCCGGTAGCGGCAAGCGTAAGATCTATCTGTCACTTGACGGTATGCCAGAAGAAACGGTATTTGAGCCACTAAATGCCTATCAGTCAGAGGGTCGAAGCAAGCGCGCTTCAGCCAGTCAGCCAGGTCATGTGACGACTGCCATGCCGGGTAATGTGGTTCAGGTTCTTGTTAAGGAGGGGGATATGGTCACAGCGGGTCAGGGTATTCTGGTGGCCGAAGCGATGAAAATGGAAAATGAGATTCAAGCCAATATCGCTGGCCGAGTGGCTAACATATATGTCCAGAAAGGTGACCGCATTACCCCTGGAGAAGTACTTGCTGAAATTGTTGTTGAGGAATAG